In Leptospira stimsonii, a single window of DNA contains:
- the galK gene encoding galactokinase yields the protein MDKEELTRILKKEFSSSPEEEPIRFFSAPGRINLIGEHVDYAGGIVLPAAIDVSIRIAIRKNRGSLFRIFSAESGEKVEAEIITYNSKSSWVNYVFGVIEEFRKLGMEPTPFDLVVWGNIPQGAGLSSSAAFEVAVAFAISEIHSWKIRREEIALLGQRAENRFVGVNCGIMDQFVISTAKEGFCIALDTETLRYEYHEMQLDDSEFYLIDSKVKHSLKDSAYNERRMEVESAFLKIKKGKPFLKNLYQANLEDLENETFGLNPIEKKRAKHVVTERLRTSKAIANLKEGNSEIVGEILFECHNSLSKDYEVSCEETDFIVEQLKKEGVLGARMVGGGFGGCVLILDKKGRKDILFEKIKTLYRKEFNNDPQLYTFRISDGVKEF from the coding sequence ATGGACAAAGAAGAACTCACAAGAATTCTTAAAAAAGAATTTTCCTCATCACCAGAAGAAGAACCGATCCGATTCTTCTCCGCTCCCGGAAGAATCAATCTAATCGGTGAACATGTCGATTACGCGGGAGGAATCGTTCTTCCGGCCGCAATAGACGTTTCCATTCGAATCGCGATTCGAAAAAACCGAGGTTCCTTGTTTAGGATTTTTTCGGCGGAATCCGGAGAAAAGGTCGAAGCGGAGATCATCACTTACAACTCGAAAAGTTCCTGGGTCAATTATGTATTCGGAGTCATTGAAGAATTTAGAAAACTCGGAATGGAACCTACTCCCTTTGATCTCGTCGTATGGGGAAATATTCCGCAAGGCGCCGGTCTTTCGTCTTCTGCGGCCTTTGAAGTCGCCGTCGCCTTTGCAATCTCCGAAATTCATTCCTGGAAAATCAGAAGAGAAGAAATCGCTCTCTTAGGACAAAGAGCGGAGAATCGATTCGTAGGCGTGAACTGCGGAATCATGGATCAGTTCGTCATCTCTACGGCTAAAGAAGGCTTTTGTATCGCCCTCGATACGGAAACCTTAAGATACGAATATCATGAGATGCAATTGGACGACTCCGAATTCTATCTAATCGATTCTAAGGTGAAACATTCTCTCAAGGACAGCGCTTATAATGAAAGAAGAATGGAAGTAGAATCCGCGTTCTTGAAGATCAAAAAAGGAAAACCTTTTCTCAAAAACCTCTACCAAGCAAATTTGGAAGATTTAGAAAATGAGACCTTCGGTTTAAATCCTATCGAGAAGAAGAGAGCCAAACACGTTGTCACCGAAAGGTTGAGGACCTCGAAAGCGATCGCAAATTTGAAAGAAGGAAACTCCGAAATCGTTGGAGAAATTCTTTTTGAATGTCATAATTCTCTTTCTAAAGATTATGAAGTCTCGTGTGAAGAAACGGATTTTATAGTCGAACAATTAAAGAAGGAAGGGGTTCTCGGTGCGAGGATGGTCGGCGGCGGGTTCGGAGGTTGCGTTTTGATACTGGACAAAAAGGGGAGAAAGGATATACTGTTTGAGAAAATTAAAACGCTCTACCGGAAAGAATTCAATAACGATCCCCAACTCTACACTTTCCGAATTTCAGACGGCGTTAAAGAATTCTAA
- a CDS encoding aminoglycoside phosphotransferase family protein: MNASLSLTDTELKFLQLSGKLPQKITPITSEASDRKYFRVEYSDQNLILCKDVRFQHDFVEIADFLSHENFIVPEIYKKDLIHYLILMSDGGERDLTSVTDDVEYRDWLVKSLELLVKLQKTDPMPPVSSREFDVEKFHFESEFTYFNFLKFRKQFQLETQLRSEVKIFIEECSSYLAEYPIKVFCHRDFHGRNLLINSQSEICMIDFQDARMGTPFYDLASILYDAYRPIPFAMRQGLYQLFIKLSDQNFPRSKECYYLQCLQRSYKALGSYFYLVSEKKMDKYRESVLGCLDNLIEIVQAGLFPDQLFVFFHLLKEELLSNYSFIKNK, encoded by the coding sequence ATGAACGCTTCCCTCTCTCTGACCGATACAGAACTTAAATTTTTACAACTTTCCGGAAAACTTCCTCAGAAGATAACTCCGATCACTTCGGAGGCATCGGACAGAAAATATTTCCGAGTCGAGTATTCGGATCAAAATCTGATTCTCTGCAAAGACGTTCGATTCCAACACGACTTTGTTGAAATCGCCGATTTCTTAAGTCATGAAAATTTTATTGTTCCCGAAATTTATAAAAAAGACCTAATCCACTATTTGATCCTCATGTCCGACGGAGGAGAAAGGGATCTCACTTCCGTAACGGACGACGTAGAATACAGGGACTGGCTCGTCAAATCCTTGGAGCTTCTCGTAAAGCTTCAAAAAACGGATCCGATGCCTCCGGTGAGTTCGCGGGAATTCGATGTGGAAAAATTCCATTTTGAAAGCGAATTCACATATTTTAATTTTCTAAAATTCCGGAAACAGTTCCAGCTTGAAACTCAACTGAGAAGCGAAGTAAAGATTTTTATCGAAGAATGTTCCTCTTATCTGGCGGAATATCCGATTAAGGTTTTCTGTCACAGAGACTTTCATGGACGGAATCTTTTGATCAATTCTCAAAGTGAAATTTGTATGATCGATTTTCAGGATGCAAGAATGGGAACTCCTTTCTACGATCTCGCAAGCATCCTTTACGACGCATACAGACCGATTCCTTTCGCTATGAGACAAGGGCTCTATCAACTTTTTATCAAGTTGAGCGATCAGAATTTTCCGCGCTCTAAAGAATGCTATTATCTTCAATGTCTGCAACGTTCTTATAAAGCTCTGGGTTCCTATTTTTATCTCGTTTCAGAGAAGAAGATGGATAAATACAGAGAGAGCGTTCTCGGATGTTTGGACAATCTGATAGAGATCGTTCAGGCCGGATTATTTCCGGATCAGCTTTTCGTTTTCTTTCATCTTCTCAAAGAAGAACTTTTGTCGAATTATTCTTTTATTAAAAATAAATAA
- a CDS encoding hybrid sensor histidine kinase/response regulator — MESKYTSVLVIDDESDIRTVLERVISREGYHVFLAKDYDSAIEIIRNYDIDVVISDIVMNGKNGIEVTKEIRKINENIPVILMTGNPDLTTAEEAVRNRAFDYISKPIRRTNILEVLEKAKIEKESRDRHTESLIQSTTENTKLAQRAKDLYLQNYNILNATSDCVITLNQDLKFSSLNQAALNAFGYKEEEILGKHISILIPPGRESLYMERVALLLKRKGNQQIARISHSDLKSKSGEVRTFDISVCYYDVEGQTYYTGIARDITNKLLISEKLIDAERRAFLSTLASSIGHEINNSLTAIQGHIEIAKLPDSTDSVRQKAIQITWGQLIKLKTLTNNLLQLGKPGESLRKHSEPINLNESVESVIDVFQKTSRLKNCQIHFRPEPIPVFVESNQDQLSLLLSNIMLNSADATGNRGNITISVHIRNHHPIVSILDDGIGMNEEVIQKIYQPYFTTKGIGKGTGLGMFVAKEIADQYGIRIEIESEPNSGTEFRLVFPDKV, encoded by the coding sequence ATGGAATCTAAGTATACATCAGTACTCGTTATAGACGACGAATCGGATATCCGAACGGTTCTTGAAAGAGTCATCTCCAGAGAAGGTTATCACGTATTCCTCGCCAAGGACTACGACTCCGCGATCGAGATCATCCGCAATTACGATATCGACGTCGTCATTTCCGATATCGTTATGAACGGTAAGAATGGAATCGAAGTCACTAAGGAAATTCGAAAGATCAACGAAAACATCCCGGTGATTCTGATGACAGGGAACCCGGATCTGACCACCGCCGAAGAAGCCGTAAGAAATCGAGCTTTCGACTATATTTCAAAACCCATCCGAAGAACGAATATCCTGGAAGTTCTGGAAAAAGCAAAAATCGAAAAGGAATCCAGAGATAGACACACGGAATCCCTGATTCAATCCACCACCGAAAATACAAAACTGGCCCAAAGAGCTAAAGACCTTTATTTACAAAATTATAATATTCTTAACGCCACGAGCGACTGCGTAATCACCCTCAATCAAGATCTGAAATTCTCAAGCCTAAACCAAGCCGCGCTCAACGCATTCGGCTACAAGGAAGAAGAAATCTTAGGAAAACATATCAGCATTCTTATACCACCCGGAAGAGAAAGCCTTTATATGGAAAGGGTTGCTTTGCTCCTAAAAAGAAAAGGTAATCAGCAGATCGCAAGAATCAGCCATTCCGATCTCAAAAGCAAAAGTGGAGAGGTTAGGACTTTTGATATTTCTGTTTGTTATTACGACGTAGAAGGTCAGACCTATTACACAGGAATTGCAAGGGACATTACAAACAAACTCTTGATCTCCGAAAAGTTGATCGACGCTGAAAGAAGGGCATTTTTATCCACGCTTGCCTCGAGTATCGGACACGAAATCAATAATTCTCTTACTGCAATTCAAGGCCATATAGAAATCGCAAAACTTCCGGACTCCACGGATTCGGTTCGCCAAAAAGCGATCCAGATAACATGGGGTCAATTGATCAAATTGAAAACCCTCACCAACAATCTTCTTCAACTTGGAAAACCTGGAGAGAGTTTAAGAAAACATTCGGAACCGATCAACCTCAACGAGTCGGTAGAGAGCGTGATCGACGTATTTCAAAAAACTTCGCGTCTTAAAAACTGTCAGATTCATTTTAGACCGGAGCCGATACCGGTTTTCGTGGAATCGAATCAGGATCAACTTTCCCTTTTATTGTCTAATATCATGTTGAATTCCGCGGACGCGACCGGCAACCGAGGGAATATTACAATTTCAGTACATATCAGAAACCACCATCCGATCGTCTCGATCTTGGACGATGGAATCGGAATGAACGAAGAAGTAATTCAAAAAATTTATCAACCGTATTTTACAACCAAAGGAATCGGAAAAGGAACCGGATTAGGAATGTTCGTTGCAAAAGAAATCGCAGATCAATACGGAATTAGAATCGAAATCGAATCGGAGCCAAACTCGGGAACCGAATTTCGTTTGGTATTTCCGGACAAGGTATAA
- a CDS encoding glucose-6-phosphate isomerase, whose translation MIRLETRFASTFIHSQEFETFLKGAESARKTLHSFQGKGNEFLGWLNLPSEIQNSEIERIIQTAERIRSSSEVVVVIGIGGSYLGSRAVLEASLPFFRSLKKGSPEVIFAGHHLESRYLSELLEYLEERDFSINVISKSGTTTEPAIAFRLFWDLLVRKYGKGASSRVVATTDSSKGALKTFADAEGFESFAIPDSVGGRYSVLTPVGLFPLAVAGIPIRKFILGFKNILEILHSEDDPLKNPAMHYAALRNYFLSSGRFVEVLANFNPSLRYLSEWWKQLFGESEGKENKGIFPASMDFTTDLHSLGQYVQEGKRILFETVLSPARIHSDLTLSSTKENLDSLNFLSGNTIEHVNEQARLGTLLAHSDGGVPCLELVFPDITPESLGEVMYFFEYSCAISGYALGVNPFDQPGVEAYKKNMFALLNKEGFEREGELLRKRILGN comes from the coding sequence ATGATCCGATTAGAAACAAGATTCGCTTCCACGTTTATTCATTCCCAAGAATTCGAAACCTTTTTGAAAGGAGCCGAATCGGCGAGAAAAACGTTACATTCGTTTCAGGGAAAAGGAAACGAGTTTTTAGGCTGGTTGAATCTTCCGAGTGAAATCCAAAATTCGGAAATAGAAAGAATCATACAAACCGCTGAAAGAATCCGTTCTTCTTCGGAAGTTGTCGTTGTGATCGGAATCGGAGGTTCGTATCTGGGATCTCGGGCGGTCTTAGAGGCAAGTCTTCCTTTTTTTCGTTCACTGAAAAAGGGAAGTCCCGAAGTCATCTTTGCGGGACATCATTTAGAATCTAGATATCTTTCCGAACTCCTTGAGTATCTCGAAGAACGGGATTTTTCCATCAACGTGATTTCCAAGTCCGGAACAACGACGGAGCCCGCGATCGCGTTCCGGCTTTTTTGGGATCTCCTCGTGAGGAAGTACGGAAAAGGCGCCTCTTCTAGAGTGGTCGCAACGACCGATTCCAGCAAGGGCGCTCTCAAAACGTTCGCGGATGCGGAAGGTTTTGAGAGTTTCGCGATTCCGGATTCGGTAGGAGGAAGATATTCCGTCCTAACTCCCGTAGGATTGTTTCCACTTGCGGTTGCAGGAATTCCTATTCGAAAATTTATATTAGGATTTAAGAATATTCTGGAGATTTTACATTCCGAGGATGATCCGCTTAAAAATCCGGCGATGCATTATGCCGCCTTAAGGAATTATTTCTTATCCTCCGGAAGATTTGTGGAAGTATTAGCAAATTTTAATCCTTCTCTTCGTTATCTTTCCGAATGGTGGAAACAACTATTCGGGGAAAGCGAAGGAAAGGAGAACAAAGGGATTTTTCCGGCGTCGATGGATTTTACGACCGATCTTCATTCTTTGGGGCAATATGTTCAGGAGGGGAAACGGATTCTATTCGAGACGGTCTTGAGTCCTGCTCGAATTCATTCCGACCTTACCCTTTCTTCCACAAAGGAAAATCTGGATTCCTTGAACTTTCTATCGGGAAATACGATCGAGCACGTAAACGAACAGGCGCGGTTGGGAACGCTCTTGGCTCATTCGGACGGTGGCGTTCCTTGTTTAGAATTGGTTTTTCCGGATATAACTCCCGAATCTTTGGGAGAAGTTATGTATTTTTTTGAATATTCTTGTGCGATTTCCGGATACGCCTTGGGAGTGAATCCTTTCGATCAACCCGGGGTGGAGGCGTATAAGAAGAATATGTTCGCGCTCCTGAATAAAGAAGGCTTTGAACGAGAAGGGGAACTTCTGCGTAAGAGAATTCTCGGAAACTAG
- a CDS encoding ATP-binding protein has translation MPESLLSVLQSFFYPVKEGILALDTETETILYLNPALERLLNYSIDELTGKPLDLILPSPTQPRETLTIKRNEPLKVYWQLRDKYGERKLVNFTVNTSNFLGKDVFLFYFTDRSEIQQTELRLYYMQSVLRTLRLLRQNLRYLTSESLVFQKLCDTLKENPHYFLVWAFFFKDGELQVLGQKDLNPDLKQKIHSFITSDSPYPMRNLIDSKDNFIIHEFGNGKYPEWESIFSDHKFRRSLSIGIRDKENLLGGIEILSLEGMAFDSGENFLYEEIISDVHTSLQNAKTERTRIENSKKLQFQGALLNSIEVPLISTDDEGYITYGNRSLEKILGVYKEDFIDSHIGEFLNLSQEVIDRFSKEEFRTEIIMKIFPDIEAPMLLASSRIRDEYGNSIGTILLLLDISEQKKNEELIRSSEIKLRNLFSAMNNGIVILTPKGIILEVAPILKFLLFQILNVNPGEDFFSLFVKSVSNELKKGIESCLTSQRAVFLDLPIQFIEGEENFFSIKILPLKKYRDDGEAVMLIFSDVTQTKLLDKQLYETARFASIGELAAGIAHEVNNPLQASLLYLEDLIEAEESDPAERLKIYKRIEAASIRIRDLIKSLLDLGRTVAREKELVSPYYILLRACELIEVSCKKNGIELKRIASPDLPKIRVAWQEIEQVLINCLVNAINAISEMENKPANPKITITARKEFHLNRDGILFMISDNGPGMSKEVLDKAFLPLFTTRRGKQGTGLGLAISQRIISEHNGTISLESSPENGTRVLIRLPI, from the coding sequence ATGCCTGAATCTCTACTCTCCGTTCTCCAATCTTTCTTCTATCCCGTGAAGGAAGGAATTCTCGCGTTGGATACGGAAACCGAAACCATTCTCTATCTCAATCCGGCACTAGAAAGACTTCTGAATTATTCCATCGACGAGCTCACGGGCAAACCTCTGGATTTGATCCTCCCAAGTCCGACTCAACCTCGGGAAACGCTTACGATCAAACGAAACGAACCTCTCAAAGTCTACTGGCAACTCCGCGATAAATACGGAGAAAGAAAATTAGTCAACTTCACGGTCAATACTTCCAATTTTTTAGGGAAGGACGTATTCTTATTTTATTTTACGGATCGATCCGAAATCCAACAAACCGAACTTCGTCTCTACTACATGCAAAGTGTCTTAAGAACACTCCGACTTCTTAGACAGAATCTACGTTATCTGACATCGGAAAGCCTCGTCTTTCAAAAGCTCTGCGACACCTTAAAGGAAAACCCGCACTACTTTCTTGTCTGGGCTTTCTTTTTTAAAGACGGTGAACTTCAAGTCCTCGGACAAAAGGATCTCAATCCGGATCTAAAACAGAAGATTCATTCTTTTATAACGTCCGATTCCCCTTACCCTATGCGAAATCTCATCGACTCGAAAGACAATTTTATCATTCACGAATTCGGTAACGGTAAATATCCGGAATGGGAATCCATCTTTTCCGATCATAAATTTCGAAGAAGTCTTTCCATCGGTATCAGAGACAAGGAAAATCTTTTGGGCGGAATCGAAATTCTTTCCCTCGAGGGAATGGCCTTCGACTCCGGAGAAAATTTCCTTTATGAAGAGATCATCTCCGACGTCCATACATCTCTTCAAAATGCGAAAACCGAAAGAACTCGAATCGAAAACTCCAAAAAGCTTCAGTTCCAAGGCGCGCTTCTGAACTCGATCGAAGTCCCGCTGATCTCGACGGACGATGAAGGTTATATCACTTACGGAAATAGAAGTTTGGAGAAAATATTAGGAGTTTATAAAGAAGATTTTATCGATTCCCATATCGGAGAATTTTTGAATCTCAGCCAAGAAGTGATCGATCGTTTTTCTAAAGAAGAATTCAGAACCGAAATCATTATGAAAATATTTCCGGACATAGAAGCTCCGATGCTTCTTGCTTCCTCTCGAATTCGGGACGAATACGGAAATTCGATCGGAACGATTCTTCTTCTCTTGGATATCTCGGAGCAAAAGAAAAACGAAGAACTCATTCGTTCCTCCGAAATCAAACTTCGAAATCTTTTCTCGGCTATGAACAACGGGATCGTAATCTTAACGCCGAAGGGAATCATCTTGGAAGTGGCGCCGATTCTCAAATTTCTTCTTTTCCAAATCCTAAACGTGAATCCGGGCGAGGACTTCTTTTCTCTTTTCGTAAAATCCGTTTCCAACGAACTCAAAAAAGGAATCGAAAGTTGTCTCACCTCGCAACGTGCGGTTTTCTTGGATCTTCCGATTCAATTCATCGAAGGAGAAGAAAACTTCTTCTCGATCAAAATTCTTCCTCTCAAAAAATACAGAGACGACGGAGAAGCCGTCATGCTCATCTTCTCGGACGTCACTCAGACAAAACTCTTGGACAAACAACTCTACGAAACCGCTCGTTTCGCTTCCATCGGGGAATTGGCGGCCGGGATCGCGCACGAAGTAAACAACCCTCTTCAAGCGAGTCTCCTTTATCTCGAAGATCTCATCGAAGCGGAAGAATCGGATCCCGCTGAAAGACTCAAGATCTACAAAAGAATCGAAGCCGCAAGCATTCGTATCCGGGACCTCATCAAGTCTCTTCTGGATTTGGGAAGAACCGTCGCGAGAGAAAAGGAATTGGTGTCTCCTTATTATATTCTTCTGAGGGCCTGCGAGTTGATCGAGGTCTCCTGTAAAAAAAACGGAATCGAATTAAAACGAATCGCGAGTCCGGATCTTCCAAAGATCCGAGTCGCTTGGCAAGAGATCGAACAAGTCCTGATCAATTGCCTTGTCAACGCGATCAATGCGATCTCCGAAATGGAAAATAAACCGGCTAACCCGAAGATTACGATTACCGCTCGTAAAGAATTTCATTTGAATCGAGACGGAATTCTTTTTATGATTTCGGATAACGGTCCCGGAATGAGTAAAGAAGTTCTTGATAAAGCGTTTTTACCCCTCTTTACTACGAGAAGAGGCAAACAAGGTACCGGTTTAGGATTGGCCATTTCTCAGAGGATTATCTCGGAACACAATGGAACAATCTCTCTGGAGTCTTCTCCGGAGAACGGAACTAGGGTTTTGATTCGCCTTCCCATATAG
- a CDS encoding DegT/DnrJ/EryC1/StrS family aminotransferase, with translation MSDMITARKTFLPFALPSISERAIEEVSSVLRSGWITSGPKVKEFEEEFARYTGADYALALNSATAGLHLALEAIGMSRGDAAICPAVTFTATAEVICYFDAEPILTDVDPIFNLMTPETLRATIERECTYQNGSLLHKKTGKTVRAILPVHLAGVICDMEGILEIAKEYHLYVIEDAAHAFPAVHKGRKIGTFGDFTVFSFYATKGITTGEGGMVTTNHSHFAERIKLMRLHGINRETYDRPGWYYEVVSPGFKYNMTDVAAALGIVQLSEADDLWKRRIEIAELYKKEFSDLPFLHLPLSAPDGEHSWHLFRVEVDRASSKIDRDIFASELKKRNIGSSLHFIPLFEHPFYSARYEYKKENFPNSNAMYSRSLSLPLFPGMKEEDIQDVVKAVKEIFNGI, from the coding sequence ATGTCCGATATGATCACAGCTCGCAAAACCTTTCTTCCCTTCGCGCTCCCTTCCATCTCGGAAAGAGCGATCGAAGAAGTCTCCTCTGTCCTTCGTTCCGGCTGGATTACTTCCGGACCCAAAGTCAAAGAATTCGAGGAAGAATTTGCCCGTTACACCGGCGCCGATTACGCCCTCGCTCTAAACTCTGCGACCGCGGGGCTCCATCTCGCTCTCGAGGCTATCGGGATGAGTCGTGGCGACGCGGCGATCTGTCCGGCCGTCACTTTCACGGCGACCGCCGAAGTGATCTGCTACTTCGACGCGGAGCCGATCCTCACCGACGTAGATCCCATCTTCAACCTCATGACTCCCGAAACTCTCCGCGCGACGATCGAGAGAGAATGCACGTATCAAAACGGATCCCTCCTTCATAAAAAAACGGGTAAAACCGTCAGAGCAATTCTTCCGGTTCATCTAGCAGGCGTTATCTGCGACATGGAAGGAATCCTAGAGATCGCAAAAGAATATCATCTTTATGTAATAGAAGACGCGGCCCACGCATTCCCCGCGGTTCACAAAGGAAGAAAGATCGGAACCTTCGGCGACTTCACCGTCTTCAGCTTTTATGCTACGAAGGGAATCACGACGGGTGAAGGTGGAATGGTCACCACCAATCATTCCCATTTCGCGGAAAGAATCAAACTCATGCGTCTCCACGGAATCAACCGCGAAACCTACGATCGCCCGGGCTGGTATTACGAAGTAGTTTCCCCCGGTTTTAAATACAACATGACCGACGTCGCCGCCGCTCTTGGAATCGTCCAACTCTCCGAAGCGGACGACCTCTGGAAAAGAAGAATCGAAATCGCCGAACTCTACAAAAAAGAATTTTCCGATCTCCCCTTTCTCCATCTTCCGCTTTCGGCTCCGGACGGAGAACATTCCTGGCATCTCTTCCGCGTGGAAGTGGATCGCGCTTCCTCAAAAATCGACAGGGATATCTTTGCTTCTGAATTAAAAAAACGGAATATAGGTTCGAGCCTTCATTTCATTCCTCTTTTCGAACATCCTTTCTACAGCGCCCGTTACGAATATAAGAAAGAAAACTTCCCGAATTCGAACGCGATGTATTCCAGATCTCTCTCCCTTCCCCTTTTCCCTGGAATGAAGGAAGAAGACATCCAAGACGTCGTCAAAGCGGTCAAAGAAATCTTCAACGGTATCTAA
- a CDS encoding sugar phosphate nucleotidyltransferase: protein MKFFIPAAGFGTRMKELTREIPKPVLPINGVPLIYYALFQAWIQNAEGAVINLHYHGEKIREVLKKFSLFPLIFSEEKKEILGTAGGIRTGLEKAGWMGETIGIINPDFLYFPNSDFSLPTSLENEDCLLYLLPQSNSTSYTGLGLENGKIRFGFGKFFYIGISILNSSVLEGISPESFADLSQTFKELSEKQRLGGDLFRGEALDLGEKEYYLSLKDRDFSQKLDPRWKEFIKLCDLS from the coding sequence TTGAAATTTTTCATACCAGCCGCAGGTTTTGGAACCAGGATGAAGGAACTCACTCGAGAGATTCCGAAACCGGTGCTTCCGATTAACGGAGTTCCGTTGATCTACTACGCACTCTTTCAGGCTTGGATTCAAAATGCGGAAGGTGCCGTAATCAATCTTCATTACCACGGCGAAAAGATTCGGGAGGTTTTAAAAAAATTCTCTTTATTCCCTTTGATTTTTTCCGAGGAAAAAAAAGAAATTCTTGGAACCGCAGGTGGGATTCGAACGGGCTTAGAAAAAGCAGGCTGGATGGGTGAAACGATCGGGATCATCAACCCTGATTTTCTTTATTTTCCAAATTCCGATTTCTCGCTTCCGACTTCTCTGGAAAACGAAGACTGTCTTCTTTATTTGCTTCCTCAATCGAATTCAACAAGCTATACTGGACTCGGCTTAGAAAACGGAAAGATCCGTTTCGGTTTTGGAAAATTCTTTTACATCGGAATTTCGATTTTGAATAGTTCCGTTTTAGAGGGAATTTCACCGGAATCGTTCGCGGATTTATCCCAGACATTTAAAGAATTATCCGAAAAACAAAGATTAGGCGGCGATCTATTCCGCGGAGAAGCCCTGGACTTAGGAGAGAAAGAATATTATCTTTCTCTAAAGGACCGAGATTTTTCTCAAAAATTGGATCCTCGGTGGAAGGAATTCATAAAACTCTGCGATCTTTCTTAA
- a CDS encoding alpha/beta fold hydrolase, with translation MKEVLGFRELEVETGGNSVYFLEKNPEKTKTILLIHGLLDSATGLRRLAPKIRQDYRILIPDIPGFGKSKLPDLKYLYQVDVFGDLIYEAIRKMSLENLVLGGHSMGALIAMHIALRDREKRISKLVLIAPGGIPHPKRDEMKELLFPKTEDDLVKLIEALYYETPELPGRLARKALIQSWNELPNQFLTVNTLEREEEIFLGKKLGEIKIPALILSGKEDPITDASMTKKLHSYLKKSKLVFIPGAKHAIHMEKPDELSLEINRYLD, from the coding sequence ATGAAAGAGGTTCTCGGTTTTCGGGAACTCGAAGTGGAGACCGGCGGTAACTCGGTTTATTTTTTGGAGAAGAATCCGGAGAAAACAAAGACGATTCTTTTGATACACGGGCTTTTGGATTCCGCCACCGGATTGAGAAGGCTTGCTCCCAAAATTCGACAAGACTACAGGATTCTTATCCCCGACATTCCCGGGTTCGGAAAGAGCAAACTTCCCGATCTGAAATATCTCTATCAAGTGGACGTCTTCGGGGATTTGATCTACGAAGCGATCCGAAAGATGAGTCTCGAAAATCTCGTGTTAGGCGGTCATTCGATGGGTGCATTGATTGCAATGCATATCGCGTTAAGAGATCGGGAGAAAAGAATCTCTAAGTTGGTTTTGATCGCACCGGGAGGAATTCCACATCCGAAAAGAGACGAGATGAAAGAACTTCTGTTTCCAAAGACGGAAGATGATTTGGTAAAACTCATAGAGGCCCTTTACTACGAAACTCCCGAATTGCCGGGAAGGCTTGCGAGAAAGGCGTTGATCCAATCTTGGAACGAACTGCCGAATCAATTTTTGACCGTCAATACGTTGGAGAGGGAAGAGGAAATCTTCCTGGGAAAAAAACTGGGGGAGATCAAGATACCGGCGCTGATCTTATCGGGGAAAGAGGATCCGATCACGGATGCATCGATGACTAAGAAACTCCATTCTTACTTAAAGAAGAGTAAACTGGTTTTTATTCCCGGCGCAAAACACGCAATTCACATGGAGAAGCCGGACGAACTTTCTTTGGAAATCAATCGGTATCTGGATTAG